In Alteromonas sp. V450, the following proteins share a genomic window:
- the nagZ gene encoding beta-N-acetylhexosaminidase → MLDCKAEELLPEEREKLAHPVVGGVILFTRNYHDKRQLSALIKDIRASANRPVLVAVDHEGGRVQRFRHEFTLLPAMGDLSSGNKTTMQSDAYAKACGLIMAYELKSLDIDFSFAPVLDINGVSQVIGDRAFADNSDDVVRLAAALIEGLKMVNMPAVGKHFPGHGSVAPDSHIALPVDERDFAQINSTDMITFSRLIQKNLLDGVMPAHVIYSKVCGDPAGFSDYWLQTVLKQRLGFRGAIFSDDLSMHGASVAGSYIDRAEAAIKAGCDIVLACNNPKGAEEILDGLESNVAQQITKYGEPKNNALHFYGRKMPTGLKNKYADALSLLNKL, encoded by the coding sequence ATGTTGGATTGTAAGGCAGAGGAACTTCTGCCTGAAGAGAGAGAAAAACTTGCGCATCCAGTGGTAGGAGGCGTTATTTTGTTTACGCGCAACTACCATGACAAACGTCAGCTTTCTGCGCTGATCAAGGACATCCGTGCTAGCGCTAACAGGCCCGTTCTCGTAGCGGTTGACCATGAGGGAGGACGAGTACAGCGGTTTCGCCATGAGTTCACATTGTTGCCTGCCATGGGGGATTTGTCTTCAGGTAATAAGACGACGATGCAAAGCGATGCTTATGCCAAAGCCTGTGGGCTCATAATGGCATACGAGCTAAAAAGCCTTGATATTGATTTTAGTTTTGCCCCCGTTTTAGACATTAACGGTGTTTCGCAAGTTATCGGTGACAGGGCGTTTGCTGACAATTCTGATGACGTAGTAAGGTTGGCCGCTGCACTCATTGAAGGGCTGAAAATGGTCAACATGCCCGCTGTAGGAAAGCATTTTCCGGGACATGGCAGTGTAGCTCCTGATTCGCACATTGCATTACCCGTAGATGAACGTGACTTTGCGCAAATTAACAGCACCGACATGATAACCTTTTCACGTTTAATACAGAAAAACCTCTTAGACGGTGTGATGCCGGCGCATGTTATTTATAGCAAGGTATGTGGTGATCCTGCGGGTTTCTCTGATTATTGGTTACAAACGGTACTCAAGCAGAGATTAGGCTTCAGGGGCGCTATATTTTCTGATGACTTGTCGATGCATGGTGCCAGTGTTGCTGGTAGCTATATTGACCGCGCTGAGGCTGCAATAAAAGCCGGGTGCGATATAGTACTGGCCTGCAATAACCCAAAAGGGGCAGAAGAAATTCTCGATGGATTGGAGAGCAACGTTGCGCAACAAATCACAAAGTATGGCGAACCTAAAAACAATGCGTTGCATTTTTATGGACGCAAGATGCCTACTGGCCTGAAAAATAAGTACGCGGATGCATTGTCACTGCTTAACAAGCTGTAA
- the pheT gene encoding phenylalanine--tRNA ligase subunit beta has protein sequence MKFSEKWLREWVNPSLSAHELSEQLSMAGLEVDGVEPVAGDFKGVLVGEVVECGQHPNADKLRVTKINVGGDELLDIVCGAPNCRQGIKVAVAVVGAVLPGDFKIKKAKLRGEPSFGMLCSFSELGISDDHDGIIELPADAPIGADIRDYLGLDDNAIEVDLTPNRADCLGIRGIAREVGVLNNLDVCEPEVATLDATIDDKLSITLSADDACPRYLGRVVKGVNVKAASPLWLVEKLRRCGIRSIDPIVDVTNFVLLELGQPMHAFNLASIEGNINVRMAKEGETLTLLDETEAKLQSNTLVIADDNKALAMAGIFGGLHSGVTSETQDILLESAFFSRDAIMGRARQYGLHTDASHRYERGVDPLLQRKAMERATALVLEICGGEAGPVVEAVAEDKLPKQATVTLRRERLSRVLGISIDDAKVTEMLNRLGLDVTQTEAGWEAVAPSYRFDISIEEDLIEEIARVYGYNNIPNVAPKATLAMLPSQEAKLPLNTMKSLLLSRGYNEAITYSFVDPKIQNALFPDVKGMVLPHPISSDMSVMRVSLWPGLLGATAYNQKRQQQRVRMFETGLRFIPQQDAPNGVLQQQVIGGVVAGRRNEEHWDLGDSPVDFFDAKADVEALLALTGRTGEFQFVTGQHSALHPGMTAKILLNDEEVGYIGAIHPQFTKLLGVNGRVFVFELVVDAITDRKLPSAVPVSRFPSNRRDIAITVKDEVRVGNVLSYIENIGVNQLVALNLFDEYKGKGIEPGYKSLALSLHLQDPDKTLEEAEIQQAVDTVVKGLESEFGAALRE, from the coding sequence ATGAAATTCAGTGAAAAATGGTTAAGAGAGTGGGTTAACCCGTCGCTGTCGGCACATGAGCTGTCTGAACAGTTGAGCATGGCTGGCCTAGAAGTAGACGGCGTTGAGCCAGTGGCAGGCGATTTTAAAGGCGTGCTAGTAGGTGAAGTGGTTGAGTGTGGTCAGCATCCTAACGCCGATAAACTGCGCGTAACTAAAATAAACGTAGGTGGCGATGAGCTACTTGATATCGTTTGTGGTGCGCCTAACTGTCGTCAGGGCATTAAAGTAGCGGTAGCGGTTGTTGGCGCTGTATTGCCAGGCGATTTTAAAATTAAGAAAGCGAAGCTTCGCGGCGAGCCGTCGTTCGGCATGCTTTGTAGCTTCTCTGAGCTAGGTATTAGCGACGACCACGACGGCATAATCGAGCTTCCAGCCGATGCACCTATTGGCGCAGATATTCGCGATTACCTTGGTCTTGATGACAACGCCATTGAAGTAGACCTTACACCAAACCGCGCAGACTGTTTGGGTATTCGCGGTATTGCCCGTGAAGTTGGCGTACTTAATAACCTTGACGTGTGCGAGCCTGAAGTAGCTACCCTAGACGCAACTATTGATGATAAATTATCAATTACGTTAAGCGCTGACGACGCGTGCCCACGTTATTTGGGCCGTGTGGTTAAGGGCGTTAATGTTAAAGCAGCATCGCCACTGTGGTTAGTTGAAAAGCTACGTCGTTGCGGTATTCGCAGCATCGACCCCATTGTTGATGTGACTAACTTTGTATTGTTAGAGCTTGGTCAGCCAATGCACGCGTTTAACCTAGCCAGCATTGAAGGCAACATCAACGTGCGTATGGCAAAAGAAGGCGAAACGCTTACGCTACTTGACGAAACCGAAGCTAAGTTACAAAGCAATACGTTAGTTATTGCTGATGACAACAAAGCGTTAGCTATGGCGGGTATTTTCGGCGGCTTACACTCTGGTGTAACTTCTGAAACACAAGACATTTTGCTTGAAAGTGCGTTCTTTAGCCGTGATGCGATTATGGGCCGTGCCCGTCAGTACGGTTTGCATACTGATGCGTCGCACCGCTATGAGCGTGGTGTAGACCCGCTACTTCAGCGCAAAGCCATGGAGCGCGCTACTGCACTGGTACTAGAAATTTGCGGTGGTGAAGCTGGCCCTGTTGTTGAAGCCGTGGCTGAAGACAAGCTACCCAAGCAGGCTACGGTTACGCTTCGTCGCGAACGTTTGTCTCGTGTACTAGGTATTAGCATTGACGATGCGAAAGTAACGGAAATGCTAAACCGCCTTGGTTTAGACGTTACGCAAACTGAAGCAGGCTGGGAAGCGGTTGCGCCAAGCTATCGTTTCGATATTTCAATTGAAGAAGATTTGATTGAAGAAATTGCGCGCGTATACGGCTACAACAACATTCCAAACGTGGCACCAAAAGCGACGTTGGCAATGCTACCTTCGCAAGAAGCCAAGCTGCCGCTAAACACTATGAAGTCGTTGCTACTTAGCCGTGGCTACAATGAAGCAATTACTTACTCGTTTGTAGACCCTAAAATTCAAAACGCATTATTCCCAGACGTAAAAGGTATGGTGCTACCACACCCAATTTCATCTGATATGTCGGTAATGCGTGTAAGTTTATGGCCGGGTTTGCTAGGTGCGACTGCTTATAATCAAAAGCGTCAGCAGCAACGTGTTCGCATGTTTGAAACCGGATTACGCTTTATTCCTCAACAAGATGCGCCAAATGGTGTATTGCAACAGCAAGTAATTGGTGGTGTAGTAGCAGGGCGTCGTAATGAAGAACATTGGGACTTGGGCGACAGCCCGGTTGATTTCTTCGATGCAAAAGCCGATGTTGAGGCGTTATTGGCACTTACAGGCAGAACCGGTGAGTTCCAGTTCGTTACAGGGCAACACAGTGCGTTACACCCTGGCATGACGGCAAAAATTTTGCTTAATGATGAAGAAGTTGGCTATATTGGTGCTATACACCCGCAGTTCACTAAATTGCTTGGTGTTAACGGCCGTGTATTTGTGTTCGAACTAGTGGTAGATGCCATTACCGATCGCAAGTTACCGTCAGCTGTACCAGTATCGCGCTTCCCATCGAATCGCCGTGATATTGCTATTACGGTTAAAGATGAAGTGCGTGTAGGGAATGTTCTTTCTTACATAGAAAATATTGGCGTAAATCAACTAGTTGCTCTAAACTTGTTTGATGAGTACAAAGGCAAGGGAATTGAGCCTGGCTACAAGAGCCTTGCTTTGTCACTTCATTTACAAGATCCGGATAAAACCTTGGAAGAAGCTGAGATTCAGCAAGCTGTAGATACTGTGGTTAAAGGTCTGGAATCTGAGTTTGGGGCCGCGTTAAGAGAGTAA
- the ybaK gene encoding Cys-tRNA(Pro) deacylase — protein MTPAITLLLKEKIKHTVLKYEHDTNTASYGLEAAEKLELDVDQVFKTLVVCDDNKKLAVAIVPVSQKLSEKKMAKALGVKKVAMANADAVIASTGYVLGGVSPLGQKKRLASVIHKSAEGLATMHVSAGKRGLEVALSPADLALLTSAKFADISVN, from the coding sequence ATGACGCCAGCCATCACGTTGCTGTTAAAAGAAAAAATAAAACATACGGTATTGAAATACGAGCACGATACTAATACTGCATCATATGGGTTAGAAGCTGCTGAAAAACTAGAGCTTGACGTAGACCAGGTATTTAAAACACTGGTTGTTTGCGATGACAATAAAAAACTGGCGGTGGCGATTGTGCCGGTTAGCCAGAAACTCAGCGAGAAAAAAATGGCTAAAGCGTTAGGGGTCAAAAAAGTTGCAATGGCCAATGCTGATGCAGTTATTGCAAGCACGGGCTATGTTTTAGGCGGTGTGAGCCCGTTGGGCCAGAAAAAGCGGTTAGCCAGCGTAATTCACAAAAGTGCTGAAGGCCTTGCTACTATGCACGTAAGCGCGGGAAAGCGAGGGTTAGAAGTGGCGCTTTCTCCTGCCGATTTAGCTTTGCTAACAAGCGCTAAATTTGCGGATATTTCGGTAAATTAA
- a CDS encoding CsiV family protein → MKLFRWCCLFIPFSALAFNSVPLQANDDWWFDIEVIAFKRNASLNSLEEQFSLANTLAAPRAEADIISDVIAPDISWLKQGLKTCSDSNHTWSENSLSSTFMAYEAVAEHTTLMANANSSKRYPDSEEQPLPGVDEKRASGESDSRYYQSIQTALDNNTSVDLEMDDEVPDAQDIAEHWLSFFGVDDLGQISVPSFSYCETQSPYISMDWDNQGGNITTVWYVNTPNNKLPAPNNLPITVEGHDWPQATGAHLLTSEQQALTSISRQIRSNSSLERLFHVTWRQPVLFGKDKAFNVRLYGGANYASQFNLDGEQRYNREADATMVSSSEYIKADEDTRSAMSAANDFFVRLDSRLDSPDVVPFHALNTLNTPILADEDLSDMTDPSLRTPIWEVDGTIKIFLKYINRVPYLHIDGDMFYRQPVPLSYFSENELMDTTKRSHQKNSIANNEQPEKYKLVSVPLTEQRRVISKQLHYFDHPLFGFVVQIRRYNRPATESE, encoded by the coding sequence ATGAAGTTATTCCGCTGGTGCTGTTTATTTATACCATTTAGCGCGCTTGCTTTTAATTCAGTCCCATTACAGGCTAATGATGACTGGTGGTTCGATATTGAGGTTATCGCCTTCAAACGCAATGCTTCTCTTAATAGTTTAGAAGAGCAGTTTTCACTTGCAAATACTCTCGCTGCGCCGCGCGCCGAAGCAGATATAATCAGCGATGTGATTGCGCCGGATATTAGTTGGCTCAAACAAGGTTTGAAAACCTGCAGTGATAGCAATCATACATGGTCAGAAAATTCGCTTAGTTCTACCTTTATGGCCTACGAAGCGGTTGCTGAACACACAACATTAATGGCGAACGCGAATAGCAGTAAACGTTACCCGGACAGCGAGGAACAGCCCCTACCCGGTGTTGACGAAAAACGAGCCTCAGGCGAAAGCGATAGTCGATATTATCAAAGTATTCAAACCGCTTTAGACAATAATACAAGCGTCGATTTAGAAATGGACGACGAAGTGCCAGACGCCCAGGACATAGCTGAGCATTGGCTGAGTTTTTTTGGCGTTGATGACTTAGGCCAAATATCTGTTCCATCGTTTTCTTACTGCGAGACTCAGTCCCCTTACATCTCAATGGATTGGGATAATCAAGGTGGCAACATTACAACGGTGTGGTATGTCAATACACCCAATAACAAGCTTCCCGCGCCCAATAACCTCCCCATTACTGTAGAGGGGCATGATTGGCCGCAAGCAACGGGCGCTCACCTACTTACCAGCGAACAGCAGGCACTTACGTCAATATCACGCCAGATTAGGTCGAACTCCAGTTTGGAGCGCCTTTTCCACGTGACGTGGCGACAACCCGTTTTGTTCGGTAAAGATAAAGCGTTCAATGTTAGACTGTATGGTGGAGCTAACTACGCAAGTCAGTTCAATTTAGACGGAGAACAGCGATACAACCGTGAAGCTGATGCTACCATGGTATCATCGAGCGAGTATATTAAGGCCGATGAAGACACAAGAAGCGCAATGAGTGCTGCTAACGACTTTTTCGTAAGGTTAGATTCACGCCTTGATTCACCTGATGTCGTCCCATTCCATGCACTTAATACGCTTAATACCCCGATATTAGCCGATGAAGACCTATCTGATATGACTGATCCGTCGTTACGCACCCCAATCTGGGAGGTAGACGGCACGATAAAAATCTTTCTAAAGTATATTAATCGCGTTCCTTACCTACATATCGATGGAGATATGTTCTACCGACAACCTGTACCGCTGAGCTATTTTTCTGAAAACGAGTTGATGGATACGACAAAGCGTTCACACCAGAAAAACAGCATCGCAAACAACGAACAGCCTGAGAAATATAAGTTAGTGTCGGTGCCGCTTACCGAGCAGCGCCGCGTTATCAGTAAGCAACTCCACTATTTCGACCACCCACTTTTCGGATTTGTCGTACAGATACGACGCTACAATCGCCCCGCAACTGAATCTGAGTAG
- the ihfA gene encoding integration host factor subunit alpha, which produces MALTKAEMAEHLFEKLGINKRDAKDLVELFFEEIKGALESGEQVKLSGFGNFDLRDKNERPGRNPKTGEDIPIKARRVVTFRPGQKLKSRVENSAPVDQ; this is translated from the coding sequence ATGGCATTGACCAAAGCCGAGATGGCTGAACACCTATTCGAGAAACTAGGCATTAACAAGCGTGATGCGAAGGATCTGGTAGAGCTTTTTTTCGAAGAGATTAAAGGCGCTCTGGAATCTGGTGAGCAAGTAAAACTGTCAGGTTTTGGCAACTTTGACCTGCGTGATAAAAACGAACGTCCTGGCCGTAACCCTAAAACTGGTGAAGACATTCCAATTAAAGCGCGCCGAGTGGTGACATTCCGCCCAGGTCAAAAATTGAAAAGCCGAGTCGAAAACTCTGCACCTGTCGACCAATAA
- a CDS encoding penicillin acylase family protein: MINWLKWLLLAIVTLVIILSATLYLTLHLSLPILDGNSKTHHVDQPTSLSRDEIGHAVIEASNVFDAAYALGFAHAQDRLFQMDLQRRSASGSLSQWVGDAALEIDKAARFHQFQQRAYTVFDNLPSKQQELLIRYAHGVNAAIDELTLPPFEYIAAGVEINQWKPTDSILVIYSMYLDLQGSQVDFDLARTALQSTFGDAIYQFITQPSNYQAALDASIIPRFEGKVPDYPEAALSNTAFLHQEGKQINTNQSDLLAVSHDTNTAAKRAQYQGTELPDIGSNNWAVTGAHTQSGSGLLANDMHLGLRVPVIWYRAQLNYQESGKDVQITGVSLPGLPGIVVGTNNHIAWGFTNANLDNVDWIALDEDTPVETITERILLPNGEHEFKIQKSKYGPVRELNGKRYALNWVAHHPFSSNLSIVDFGLARNVNDAIQVGKRIAIPTQNLVVVDSQGRAAWLPGGAVMERKQASFRSVTEQQIRHPAARAEVLPQVVNPEMGRIWTANARVISSHDFNRFGDGGYALGARGQQIRDRLFEKDTFTENDFYAIQLDNHAQFLIPWHNLLYGLLELQDVEFKSDLAYLNSWKACACEDSVGYTLVKHFRQEVIQTLFGGILSQLDAQGVESRTLLRGIEPAAWQLIYSQPESWLPKDTETFDELLVDAYRRTKHTLLDNYSPKDANMEMLAWGNVNQLSIEHPFAGQIPLLGQYLNMAKVKGFGDTYMPAVQAPSFGASERFFVSPGHLDDAILTLPGGQSGHPLSSFFRAGFDDYASHAATPLLPGKIIHSRTFYKQESE, translated from the coding sequence GTGATAAATTGGCTTAAATGGTTACTCTTAGCGATTGTCACTTTGGTGATAATTCTTTCTGCTACACTTTACCTTACCCTTCATTTGAGCTTGCCGATCCTTGATGGGAATAGTAAGACACATCACGTAGATCAGCCGACGTCACTTTCTCGCGATGAAATAGGACATGCCGTAATAGAAGCCAGCAATGTGTTTGATGCAGCTTATGCTTTGGGGTTCGCACATGCACAAGACAGGCTTTTTCAAATGGATCTTCAACGTAGATCTGCATCGGGCAGCTTGTCACAATGGGTGGGCGACGCTGCTCTTGAAATTGATAAAGCGGCGCGTTTTCATCAATTTCAACAGCGTGCTTATACCGTTTTTGATAACTTACCATCGAAACAGCAAGAGTTACTCATACGCTACGCCCACGGCGTTAATGCCGCCATTGATGAATTGACGCTTCCACCCTTCGAATATATCGCAGCTGGCGTTGAGATAAACCAATGGAAGCCTACAGACAGTATTTTAGTCATTTATAGTATGTACCTAGACCTTCAAGGTAGTCAGGTGGACTTCGACTTGGCGCGAACCGCACTACAAAGCACGTTTGGCGATGCTATCTATCAATTCATCACGCAGCCAAGCAACTACCAAGCCGCATTAGATGCTTCTATTATCCCGCGCTTTGAAGGAAAAGTACCTGATTATCCGGAGGCGGCCCTCTCTAACACTGCGTTTCTCCACCAAGAAGGCAAGCAGATAAATACAAACCAAAGCGATTTACTTGCGGTAAGTCATGACACTAATACTGCTGCCAAGCGAGCGCAATATCAAGGTACTGAGTTGCCTGACATTGGGAGTAACAACTGGGCAGTCACAGGAGCACACACTCAGTCTGGCTCAGGTTTACTGGCCAATGACATGCATTTGGGCCTCCGTGTACCTGTCATTTGGTATCGCGCTCAACTTAACTATCAAGAATCTGGTAAGGACGTACAGATAACTGGCGTTTCACTGCCGGGCTTACCTGGAATTGTAGTAGGTACCAATAATCATATCGCATGGGGCTTTACCAACGCGAACTTAGACAATGTAGACTGGATAGCACTTGATGAAGACACGCCTGTTGAAACGATAACCGAACGCATACTTCTGCCCAATGGTGAACATGAGTTCAAAATACAGAAAAGCAAGTATGGTCCCGTTAGAGAGCTAAATGGAAAGAGATATGCGCTAAACTGGGTGGCGCATCACCCATTTTCATCGAACTTGAGCATTGTTGATTTCGGCCTTGCTCGCAATGTAAACGACGCAATCCAAGTTGGTAAGCGCATCGCAATACCAACGCAAAATCTCGTCGTAGTAGACAGTCAGGGTAGAGCCGCATGGTTGCCAGGTGGTGCGGTAATGGAAAGAAAACAAGCTTCATTTAGGTCAGTAACTGAACAGCAAATACGGCACCCTGCTGCGCGTGCAGAAGTCCTTCCTCAGGTTGTAAACCCTGAAATGGGTCGGATCTGGACCGCAAACGCACGCGTCATTTCCAGTCATGATTTTAACCGATTTGGTGACGGCGGATATGCACTTGGGGCGCGTGGACAGCAGATCCGCGACCGTCTTTTCGAAAAAGATACGTTTACTGAAAATGACTTTTACGCCATTCAGTTAGATAACCATGCACAGTTTCTTATTCCATGGCACAACCTACTCTACGGGTTGCTAGAACTGCAGGATGTGGAATTTAAATCAGACCTCGCGTATTTGAACTCATGGAAGGCGTGTGCATGTGAGGACTCTGTAGGTTACACCTTGGTAAAACATTTCAGGCAGGAAGTCATTCAAACACTCTTTGGCGGCATACTATCTCAGCTTGATGCTCAAGGCGTAGAGAGCCGTACACTGCTACGCGGTATTGAACCGGCCGCATGGCAACTTATTTACAGTCAACCAGAGAGCTGGCTACCTAAAGACACAGAAACGTTTGACGAACTCTTAGTGGATGCTTATCGCCGCACAAAACACACGCTACTTGATAATTACTCTCCCAAAGACGCTAATATGGAAATGCTAGCGTGGGGTAATGTAAACCAACTATCAATTGAACATCCTTTTGCAGGTCAAATTCCCCTCCTTGGACAATACTTAAATATGGCAAAGGTAAAAGGCTTTGGCGACACTTATATGCCGGCCGTTCAGGCTCCTTCTTTTGGTGCTTCTGAGCGATTCTTTGTGAGTCCAGGACATTTAGACGATGCCATACTCACTTTACCCGGTGGTCAGTCTGGTCATCCTCTGTCGTCTTTTTTCAGAGCAGGGTTTGATGATTATGCGAGTCATGCTGCTACACCACTTCTACCAGGTAAAATCATACACTCTAGAACATTTTACAAACAGGAAAGCGAATGA